CCTCATGTCGTGGTGGCTATCAATAAAATGGATTTGGTTGGTTTTAGCGAAACAGTTTTCAATCAAATCAAAGAAGATTACCAAGCCATACAAGAATCTTTAGGACTCTCAAATGTAGAATTTATACCTATTTCTGCGCTGAGTGGAGAAAATATTGTTGATAGAAGTGCTGTGGTTATGAACTGGTATCAAGGCGACACATTGCTAGAGTATCTTGAAAATGTAGAAATTAAGCAAAACGAAAATCTTACTCATCCTCGTTTGTCAGTTCAATATGTTTTGCGTCCTCAAAGTGAAGAATTTCATGATTATAGAGGCTATGCAGGAAAAGTAGGAAGTGGAATTTTCAAAAAAGGAGATACTGTTTTGATACAACCTTCTGGAATTCGTACCAAAATAAAAGCAATTGAGCATAACTTAAAGGAAGTACAAGAAGTTTCGGCAGGGCAAAGTGTTGTTTTACATCTTGAAGATGAGATTGATATTAGTAGAGGAGATACGATTGTAGGAGAACAAAATGCTCCAACTGTTACTCAAAATATAGAAAGTCTTTTTTGCTGGATGGATACCAAAGACTTACAAGTTGGAGGGAAATATTTATTACAACACAATAGCCGAACGGTACGTTGTGTAATAAAAAATATTGATTATAAGCTCAATATCAATACATTAGAGAAAGAAACAGGCGCAAAAACAATTCAATTAAATGAAATTGGAAAGTTAGAAATCAAAACAGCATCGCCTTTAGTTTTTGATTCGTACAAAGAATTAAGAACCAACGGAGGAGCAATTTTGATTGATGAAACTACAAATCTAACGGCTGCTGCATTGATTTTACAATAAAAATTACTGTATTCGTAGGGCAAAGGTTTGCCTTTGACTGTATTGATATTCTTATAAACAACTAAAAGTCAAGCCTTTAACCTACTTTTTAAAATTCTGTCTTTTGTTTTTATAAAACTATCCTATGCTAAATTATTTTGATTCTGATTCTGAATTTGCCTTAGAAAGTGGGCAATCT
This is a stretch of genomic DNA from Bernardetia sp. MNP-M8. It encodes these proteins:
- a CDS encoding GTP-binding protein, with amino-acid sequence MDILRFITAGSVDDGKSTLIGRLLYDSKSILTDQLEAISKQSKNKENGEIDLAILTDGLRAEREQGITIDVAYKYFSTPKRKFIIADAPGHVQYTRNMVTGASNSDLAIILIDARKGVIEQTRRHSLIASLLNIPHVVVAINKMDLVGFSETVFNQIKEDYQAIQESLGLSNVEFIPISALSGENIVDRSAVVMNWYQGDTLLEYLENVEIKQNENLTHPRLSVQYVLRPQSEEFHDYRGYAGKVGSGIFKKGDTVLIQPSGIRTKIKAIEHNLKEVQEVSAGQSVVLHLEDEIDISRGDTIVGEQNAPTVTQNIESLFCWMDTKDLQVGGKYLLQHNSRTVRCVIKNIDYKLNINTLEKETGAKTIQLNEIGKLEIKTASPLVFDSYKELRTNGGAILIDETTNLTAAALILQ